The following proteins come from a genomic window of Lycium ferocissimum isolate CSIRO_LF1 chromosome 4, AGI_CSIRO_Lferr_CH_V1, whole genome shotgun sequence:
- the LOC132054172 gene encoding uncharacterized protein LOC132054172, protein MVELGFPYKFIQWVIECITSVSYSLVLNGGLTEPFQGKRGIRQGARNWEYYTYILLMFCKAEIQSIKLLQKAFLKFSAASRLQANIDKSPIYMTGVKEPFKQQLLQTLGFCEGSLPFKYLGVPLSSKKLTIAQCLPFVGKITEKMKCWYARLLSYASRLQLIKSVIFGVQIYWAQIFILPKRIMKMIDSICRSFLWTGSTEISKKALVSWAKICLPKAAGGHNVLDLCLWNKAAILKHLWALAKKKDCLWIRWVHSYYIKQDYLCPIPANATWVVRKILEVRKYVLQSQTLQGDLHTRLSTVVAGSKFSIQQMYVALLPQYQKVP, encoded by the exons ATGGTGGAATTGGggttcccctataaattcattcAATGGGTAATAGAGTGCATCACTTCTGTCTCTTATTCCTTGGTCTTAAATGGTGGATTAACAGAGCCTTTCCAAGGGAAAAGAGGAATTAGACAGG GTGCAAGAAACTGGGAATACTACACATATATTTTGCTGATGTTTTGCAAAGCTGAAATACAATCTATAAAGCTGCTACAAAAGGCTTTTCTAAAGTTTTCAGCTGCTTCAAGGCTACAAGCAAACATTGACAAGAGCCCAATTTATATGACTGGGGTAAAGGAGCCATTTAAACAACAACTTCTCCAGACACTTGGCTTCTGTGAAGGATCCCTTCCTTTCAAATACCTGGGTGTCCCTTTGTCCTCAAAGAAGCTCACAATTGCCCAGTGTCTACCATTCGTTGGGAAAATTACAGAAAAGATGAAGTGCTGGTATGCAAGGCTGCTTTCTTATGCAAGCAGATTGCAGCTGATTAAGTCTGTTATTTTTGGGGTTCAAATCTATTGGGCTCAGATTTTCATACTACCTAAgagaataatgaaaatgattgaTAGTATATGCAGGTCCTTCCTATGGACAGGGTCAACTGAAATTTCTAAAAAGGCATTGGTCTCTTGGGCTAAGATTTGTCTTCCAAAAGCTGCAGGGGGTCACAATGTCCTGGACCTGTGCCTATGGAACAAAGCTGCAATCCTAAAACATCTCTGGGCTTTGGCTAAGAAAAAGGACTGTCTTTGGATTAGGTGGGTGCATAGTTACTACATAAAGCAAGATTATTTATGTCCCATACCTGCAAATGCTACATGGGTGGTAAGGAAGATATTGGAAGTAAGGAAATATGTTCTACAGTCACAAACTCTTCAAGGTGATTTACACACAAGATTATCAACTGTGGTGGCAGGCTCAaaattctcaattcagcaaATGTATGTTGCATTACTCCCACAATATCAAAAAGTCCCCTAG